A genome region from Neosynechococcus sphagnicola sy1 includes the following:
- a CDS encoding helix-turn-helix domain-containing protein, producing the protein MRPYSEDLRRKIVERYIDGKTSQRKLAEQFHVAYSFVRKLTKQYRETGTIRPKQRTEQTPSKLSAEHLAVLSGLVETNNDATLSELCDLLDEAVGVRVSITTMFRMLQKLNLTL; encoded by the coding sequence GTGCGCCCATATTCTGAAGACTTGCGGAGAAAAATAGTTGAGAGATACATAGACGGGAAGACCTCTCAACGCAAGCTAGCCGAACAGTTTCATGTAGCATACAGCTTTGTACGCAAACTAACGAAGCAATATCGAGAGACCGGGACTATCCGTCCGAAGCAGCGAACAGAACAAACCCCCAGCAAACTCAGTGCTGAGCATCTGGCTGTGTTGAGTGGCTTAGTTGAGACAAATAATGATGCCACCTTGAGCGAACTGTGTGATCTGTTAGACGAAGCAGTTGGGGTTCGAGTCAGCATAACGACAATGTTTCGGATGCTTCAGAAGCTGAACTTGACCCTTTAA